The following coding sequences are from one Alkalibacter saccharofermentans DSM 14828 window:
- a CDS encoding universal stress protein has product MKKVLIPIDGSEFSSLAIEKGKEIAKFFGSKIILLHVRDLNFSNYPSDPSVFHDITATIENILAEGDKESAILLEESKKKFEDMFDMVETVSLKGNVASSIVDYAEENDVDLVVLGSNGLGAKGIRGALLGSVANKVIHQVTKPVLLVK; this is encoded by the coding sequence ATGAAAAAAGTTTTAATTCCGATTGATGGATCCGAATTTTCCAGCCTTGCTATCGAAAAAGGAAAAGAAATTGCCAAATTTTTTGGAAGCAAGATCATTTTACTTCACGTAAGAGACTTAAATTTTTCAAATTACCCTTCCGACCCCTCAGTATTCCACGATATAACTGCTACTATTGAAAATATCTTGGCAGAAGGCGACAAAGAAAGTGCCATCTTATTGGAGGAGTCCAAGAAAAAATTCGAAGACATGTTCGACATGGTAGAAACGGTTTCCCTTAAAGGAAATGTCGCTTCATCCATAGTCGACTATGCCGAAGAAAATGACGTAGACCTAGTCGTTCTTGGTTCCAATGGACTTGGCGCAAAAGGAATACGGGGAGCTCTCCTAGGGAGCGTAGCTAACAAAGTGATCCACCAGGTCACTAAACCCGTTCTCCTTGTTAAATGA
- a CDS encoding ABC transporter permease, whose product MQVFKLFYKIVPRKFLAVFIIYTIIFVGLMMFFSGSAGTQVEDAFQISKVRVSIINEDRTVLANGLEDYLKSVARPVEIDSDEDSIKDALFFRDTEFIVTIPEGFQEGFASEGYQKISTLSVPDSTSAQYAKTIIESYLNTARLYMMAYPNMPIEEINQRIASDISVEADVSFLDSATGDSMSGLNLYFNFLSYIMIAMLISMVGRIMLIFNNKEIKMRNYCAPISTKRYNYQLILSNLLIALVIWIIFAVMAFVINGNSISQPGSMLFVLNSFVLTVLCLSISFFVSSFATKNSIDPLGNVFSLGLSFLGGSFVPQALLSDQLKIMGTFNPIFWYVRVNDTIGGMNGAVGSSLETIIYGMLVQLAFAVAFLAIALVIIKQKRYSL is encoded by the coding sequence ATGCAAGTATTTAAACTGTTTTATAAGATTGTTCCTAGAAAATTTCTGGCAGTTTTCATTATATACACTATAATCTTTGTTGGGCTGATGATGTTTTTTTCTGGAAGCGCCGGGACCCAGGTAGAAGACGCCTTTCAAATATCGAAGGTACGGGTCTCGATAATAAATGAGGACAGAACAGTCCTGGCTAACGGCCTTGAAGATTATCTTAAAAGCGTAGCAAGGCCTGTAGAAATAGATAGCGACGAGGACAGCATCAAAGATGCGCTGTTTTTTAGAGATACAGAGTTTATTGTAACTATACCTGAAGGGTTCCAAGAGGGTTTTGCCTCAGAGGGATATCAAAAAATCAGCACATTGTCAGTGCCGGATTCAACAAGCGCCCAGTATGCAAAAACCATAATTGAAAGCTACTTAAATACTGCCAGGCTTTATATGATGGCATATCCCAATATGCCTATCGAAGAAATAAATCAGCGCATAGCCAGCGACATTTCGGTGGAGGCCGACGTTTCTTTCCTGGACAGCGCAACAGGTGACAGCATGTCCGGGCTGAATCTTTACTTCAACTTTTTATCCTACATAATGATAGCGATGCTGATCTCAATGGTCGGGCGGATAATGTTGATATTCAACAACAAAGAGATAAAAATGCGCAACTACTGTGCTCCCATCAGCACTAAGCGCTATAACTACCAGTTGATCTTAAGCAACCTGCTTATAGCTCTTGTGATATGGATTATATTTGCTGTTATGGCCTTTGTCATAAACGGAAATTCAATAAGTCAGCCAGGATCGATGCTGTTTGTGCTAAACTCCTTCGTGCTGACGGTGCTTTGTCTGAGCATAAGCTTCTTTGTATCAAGCTTTGCAACTAAAAATTCAATAGACCCATTAGGAAATGTGTTTTCCCTGGGATTGTCCTTTTTAGGAGGATCATTCGTACCGCAAGCTCTTCTTAGCGACCAACTAAAAATTATGGGTACGTTCAATCCAATCTTCTGGTACGTAAGGGTAAATGACACTATAGGAGGAATGAATGGAGCTGTGGGCTCATCTCTAGAGACTATAATTTATGGAATGCTGGTCCAGCTGGCCTTTGCGGTTGCGTTCTTGGCGATAGCGCTGGTTATAATCAAGCAGAAGAGATATTCTCTGTAA